A genomic region of Raphanus sativus cultivar WK10039 chromosome 6, ASM80110v3, whole genome shotgun sequence contains the following coding sequences:
- the LOC108811642 gene encoding protein SHORT INTERNODES has product MAGFFSLGNGIGVDGGGSRQDTTTTNSNNNPSPSGNESWLWCRNPNSNTNANANANTGCGDIAPSYKGTLELWQHPNNQQIIFQQQQQQRLDLYTSAAGLGVGPSNRSLIETSGGGASALMMMRSGDGGGGPSCQDCGNQAKKDCAHMRCRTCCKSRGLECPTHVKSTWVPAAKRRERQQQLASSQQLQGASESVPKRPREHFPIPPRCTSLVCTRDTSGLQVGNFPPEISSSAIFQCVRVSSVDEGEDEYAYKTAVSIGGHIFKGILYDQGPAERSSSGGGSQPLNLITAGPSASSSSANVSCNNGVAGSTSDHYIDPGSLNYPTPNNSFITGTHFFSNPRS; this is encoded by the exons ATGGCAGGCTTTTTCTCGCTAGGCAACGGCATAGGAGTAGACGGAGGAGGAAGCCGCCAAGACACCACTACTACCAATAGTAATAATAATCCATCTCCATCCGGAAACGAATCTTGGCTCTGGTGCAGAAACCCTAACTCAAACACAAACGCAAACGCAAACGCAAACACTGGGTGTGGTGATATCGCTCCGTCTTACAAAGGAACACTTGAGTTATGGCAACACCCAAACAATCAACAAATCATTttccagcagcagcagcagcaaaggCTGGATCTCTACACTTCCGCTGCCGGTTTAGGCGTTGGTCCAAGCAACCGGAGCTTAATTGAAACTTCCGGCGGTGGAGCCTCAGCGTTaatgatgatgagaagtggTGACGGCGGTGGCGGACCAAGCTGCCAGGACTGTGGGAACCAGGCTAAGAAAGATTGCGCTCACATGAGGTGCAGGACTTGCTGCAAGAGCCGAGGCCTTGAGTGTCCCACTCACGTGAAGAGCACATGGGTTCCTGCCGCCAAACGCCGGGAACGCCAACAGCAGCTTGCCTCCTCTCAGCAACTGCAAGGTGCTAGCGAGAGCGTTCCTAAACGGCCGAGAGAGCATTTCCCAATTCCACCAAGATGTACTTCCCTTGTGTGCACTCGTGACACCTCAG GGCTACAGGTTGGAAATTTTCCGCCGGAAATTAGCTCATCTGCAATATTCCAGTGTGTGCGCGTGAGTTCGGTGGACGAGGGAGAAGATGAGTATGCATACAAAACAGCTGTGAGTATAGGCGGTCACATTTTCAAAGGTATTCTCTACGACCAAGGTCCGGCCGAGAGAAGCTCCTCGGGCGGTGGATCTCAGCCGTTGAATCTCATAACCGCAGGGCCATCGGCATCCTCGTCAAGCGCAAACGTGAGCTGCAACAATGGAGTCGCTGGCTCCACTTCAGATCATTATATTGATCCTGGCTCACTTAATTATCCTACCCCCAACAACAGTTTCATCACTGGTACCCACTTCTTCTCTAACCCTAGATCTTGA
- the LOC130496620 gene encoding uncharacterized protein LOC130496620, with amino-acid sequence MTFRLTEMASSYHEEPQEEEDTFEYHIEDDFDASILTPAQFVMLYELQKEYPGSAKTSLARRIRLELIKDRAELEGREVTKYEFNVAYDLKEVMDWAPPLQLEGIEISILELQFEKICLPCGENIAHDHDSLVLINECLDLICETRKLDELRIEKLARDHIEVCFDKSYLCASFDLESEFLILNESRPLLEIADLGDELDVDKLLLEIENPLVKNIHENENIVFYSVDRDRVDYFVKTSFEPVVDFIFPPNAFDSHDYLNIKEHLIFHDTSIIKLFDEKSVYFLWTVVCSFAHLVFCSCRRRTKGALAQPFDTYD; translated from the exons ATGACTTTCAGATTAACAG AGATGGCTTCAAGCTACCATGaggagccacaagaagaggaagacacatttGAATATCACATTGAAGATGACTTTGATGCAAGTATACTCACACCAGCACAATTTGTGATGTTATATGAGCTTCAGAAGGAGTATCCAGGTTCGGCAAAGACATCCCTAGCACGAAGGATCCGGTTGGAGCTTATTAAGGATCGAGCAGAGCTTGAAGGAAGGGAGGTTACAAAGTATGAGTTTAATGTTGCCTATGACCTTAAAGAGGTAATGGATTGGGCTCCACCACTCCAGCTGGAAGGTATAGAAATTTCCATTTTAGAACttcaatttgagaaaatatgCTTGCCTTGTGGTGAAAACATTGCCCATGATCATGATTCTCTTGTGCTCATCAATGAATGTCTTGATCTGATATGTGAAACTAGGAAGCTAGATGAGTTGAGAATAGAAAAGCTTGCTAGAGATcatattgaagtttgttttgacaAGAGCTATCTATGTGCTTCATTTGATCTCGAATCTGAGTTTTTGATTCTTAATGAATCTAGACCTCTTCTTGAGATAGCTGATTTAGGGGATGAGCTTGATGTTGATAAGCTTTTGCTTGAGATAGAAAATCCTCTTGTCAAAAACATTCATGAGAATGAGAACATTGTGTTTTATTCAGTTGATAGAGATAGAGTTGATTACTTTGTTAAAACCTCGTTTGAACCAGTAGTTGACTTTATCTTTCCACCAAATGCATTTGATTCTCATGACTATTTGAACATCAAAGAGCATCTCATATTTCATGATACATCTATAATAAAGCtctttgatgaaaaatctgtCTATTTTCTATGGACAGTAGTGTGCTCCTTTGCGCATTTGGTTTTTTGTTCTTGTAGGAGAAGGACTAAAGGTGCATTGGCTCAGCCTTTTGATACCTATGATTAG
- the LOC108806072 gene encoding WAT1-related protein At3g53210, producing the protein MTVLSRFCRFKKEARRRHNLKKKGRKKNRQISPSVVFDSFGRGRKMSPIAARAKLHVAMVVFQTGYAGNHVIMRFALNLGVSKLVFPLYRTIVALSVLAPSAYFLEKKERPAMNTSLVIQFFLLGLVGITLNQGFYIFGLDNTSPTFASATENAVPAVSFLMAALLGIEKVELKRRDGIAKVVGTFVSVAGSLVITLYKGPTIYEPSLRVMDHQSITINGGSEENKNWTLGCLCLMGHCLCWSSWIVLQSPLLKKYPARFSFISFSCFFAVIQFFGISAYFERDVESWKIISGGEVYALLYTGVVGSAMVFAIQIYVVERGGPLFVSAYLPLQTLVAAVLATFALGEHFYLGGLIGAILIISGLYLVVLGKSWESQALIVSRQQQQRFVYSATAEEDGDEEDKHNKERCCSIIQPLISS; encoded by the exons ATGACAGTCTTATCTCGGTTTTGTCGTTTCAAGAAAGAGGCCAGAAGAAGAcacaatttaaaaaagaaaggaagaaaaaaaaacagacagaTCTCTCCCTCCGTCGTCTTTGACTCTTTTGGTCGGGGGAGAAAGATGTCTCCGATAGCAGCAAGAGCAAAGCTTCACGTAGCGATGGTGGTGTTTCAGACGGGATACGCGGGGAATCACGTGATCATGAGATTTGCTCTAAACTTGGGAGTAAGCAAACTCGTCTTCCCACTTTACCGGACCATCGTCGCTCTTTCTGTTCTTGCTCCCTCTGCTTACTTCCTTGAAAA AAAAGAAAGGCCGGCGATGAACACCAGTTTAGTGATTCAGTTCTTCCTTCTTGGACTTGTCGG cataACATTAAACCAAGGATTTTACATATTTGGATTGGACAATACCTCACCAACATTCGCATCAGCGACTGAGAATGCTGTTCCTGCTGTTTCATTCCTCATGGCCGCCTTGCTCGG AATAGAGAAGGTAGAGTTGAAGAGGAGAGATGGTATAGCCAAAGTGGTGGGGACATTTGTATCGGTTGCAGGTTCTTTGGTCATAACGCTATATAAAGGGCCAACCATTTACGAACCGAGCTTGCGTGTAATGGACCACCAATCCATAACCATAAATGGTGGATCAGAAGAAAACAAGAACTGGACGTTGGGATGTCTGTGCTTGATGGGTCACTGCTTATGCTGGTCAAGCTGGATTGTGTTACAATCACCATTGCTTAAAAAGTACCCTGCTCGATTCTCCTTCATCTCGTTCTCTTGCTTTTTCGCAGTAATCCAGTTCTTCGGCATCTCTGCTTATTTCGAGCGAGATGTGGAGAGCTGGAAGATAATATCAGGAGGGGAAGTGTATGCGTTGCTATACACA GGAGTGGTGGGATCAGCGATGGTGTTTGCAATACAAATATATGTGGTGGAGAGAGGGGGACCTCTGTTTGTATCAGCCTACTTGCCACTACAAACTCTAGTAGCTGCTGTTTTAGCCACTTTTGCTCTTGGTGAACACTTCTACCTTGGAGG ATTAATTGGGGCAATACTAATCATTAGTGGACTCTACTTGGTTGTGTTGGGAAAGAGTTGGGAGAGTCAAGCTCTAATTGTTAGCCGCCAACAGCAACAACGCTTTGTTTATTCAGCAACAgcagaagaagatggtgatgaagaagacaagCATAACAAAGAAAGATGTTGTAGTATCATTCAACCATTAATTTCCTCCTAA
- the LOC108806073 gene encoding ribosomal RNA small subunit methyltransferase, mitochondrial, which translates to MFMSLTPRERERVMIQKTVCSFRIRSSSACFSSLLVFRRNSHSQTRGNGHQVVEKKQHEGLFLQKSKGQHLLTNTRILDAIVRSSHVRPTDTVLEIGPGTGNLTMKLLEAAHHVVAVELDKRMVEILHKRVCDHAFQHKLTIIQKDVLKTDFPEFDLVVANIPYNISSPLVAKLVYGSNTFRTATLLLQKEFSRRLLANPGDSDFNRLAVNVKLLADVKLLMDVSKREFVPPPKVDSSVVIITPKEVKPDVDVREWLAFTRTCFGKKNKTLGSMFRQKKKVAELLSLSRVGIAANASDAVEEGEEQGLCLDADASVFKERVVGILRSNGFEDKRPSKLSHGELLRLLALFNQAGISFHSLPIMDLHDY; encoded by the exons atgtttatgagTTTGacaccgagagagagagagagagtgatgatTCAGAAAACAGTGTGCAGTTTCCGTATCAGATCAAGCAGCGCGTGCTTCTCTTCCTTACTTGTATTCCGACGAAACTCTCACTCACAGACTCGCGGTAATGGCCACCAAGTCGTGGAGAAGAAGCAACACGAGGGGTTGTTTCTGCAAAAGAGCAAAGGCCAGCACCTTCTTACCAACACCAGAATCCTCGACGCCATCGTCCGAAGCTCCCATGTCAGGCCCACCGACACCGTCTTGGAGATCGGTCCCGGCACTGGCAATCTCACCATGAAGCTTCTAGAAGCTGCCCACCACGTCGTCGCCGTCGAGCTAGACAAGCGTATGGTTGAGATTCTCCACAAAAGAGTTTGCGACCATGCTTTCCAACATAAACTCACT ATTATTCAGAAAGATGTACTCAAGACAGACTTCCCTGAGTTTGATCTCGTGGTTGCTAACATTCCATACAACATATCTTCCCCTCTGGTGGCGAAGCTCGTCTACGGCTCCAACACCTTCCGCACCGCCACGCTCCTCCTTCAGAAGGAGTTCTCCCGCCGCCTCTTGGCCAACCCCGGCGATTCTGATTTCAACAGACTGGCCGTCAACGTGAAGCTTCTGGCTGATGTCAAACTCCTTATGGATGTGAGCAAAAGAGAGTTCGTCCCTCCCCCTAAAGTCGATTCCTCCGTCGTCATCATCACCCCCAAGGAGGTGAAACCTGATGTTGATGTTCGAGAATGGCTGGCCTTCACTCGCACCTGTTTCGGGAAGAAGAATAAGACGCTTGGTTCCATGTTTAGGCAGAAGAAGAAGGTCGCGGAGCTGCTGAGTCTGTCCAGAGTTGGGATTGCTGCGAATGCAAGTGATGCtgttgaagaaggagaagagcaaGGCTTGTGTTTGGATGCAGATGCGAGTGTGTTCAAGGAGAGGGTGGTTGGGATTCTGAGATCGAATGGGTTTGAAGACAAGAGACCGTCGAAGCTTTCTCATGGTGAGTTATTGCGTTTGCTTGCTTTGTTTAACCAAGCTGGCATCTCTTTCCATTCCTTACCTATTATGGATCTACACGATTATTGA
- the LOC108806074 gene encoding peroxidase 72, translated as MAVSLNILIVALSLIALSPLCLSSKAYESGGYLFPQFYDHSCPKAQEIVQSIVAKAFAQDPRMPASLLRLHFHDCFVKGCDASILLDSSGTIISEKRSNPNRNSARGFEVIEEIKNALEQECPETVSCADILALAARDSTVITGGPSWEVPLGRRDARGASLSGSNNGIPAPNNTFQTILTKFKRQGLNLVDLVSLSGSHTIGNSRCTSFRQRLYNQSGNGKPDLTLNQYYAYALRKQCPRSGGDQNLFFLDLATPFKFDNHYFKNLIMYKGLLSSDEVLFTKNRESKELVELYAESQEAFFEQFAKSMVKMGNISPLTGARGEIRRICRRVNPAAY; from the exons ATGGCTGTATCACTGAACATTCTTATCGTAGCCCTCTCCCTCATCGCCCTCTCTCCTCTTTGTTTGAGCTCTAAAGCCTATGAAAGTGGCGGCTATCTCTTCCCTCAGTTCTACGACCACTCATGTCCTAAAGCTCAAGAAATTGTTCAGTCAATTGTTGCCAAAGCATTCGCACAGGATCCTCGCATGCCCGCCTCCTTGCTCAGACTCCATTTCCACGATTGTTTCGTGAAG GGATGTGATGCTTCCATACTATTGGACAGCAGTGGAACCATAATCAGCGAGAAACGATCAAACCCTAACAGAAACTCAGCCCGTGGTTTCGAGGTCATCGAGGAAATCAAGAATGCCTTAGAACAAGAGTGTCCTGAAACAGTTTCTTGCGCTGATATCTTGGCTCTAGCTGCTAGAGACTCAACCGTCATT ACAGGTGGACCGAGTTGGGAAGTACCTCTAGGAAGAAGAGACGCGAGAGGAGCAAGCTTGAGTGGTTCCAACAATGGCATTCCTGCTCCCAACAACACTTTTCAAACTATCCTCACTAAGTTCAAGCGTCAAGGCCTTAATCTCGTCGATCTTGTCTCCCTCTCtg GAAGTCACACCATCGGAAACTCGAGGTGCACAAGTTTCCGGCAGAGGTTATACAACCAGTCTGGCAACGGCAAGCCTGATCTAACCCTAAACCAATACTACGCCTACGCGTTGCGTAAGCAATGTCCAAGATCCGGCGGTGACCAAAACCTCTTCTTCCTCGACTTGGCGACGCCTTTCAAGTTCGACAACCACTACTTCAAGAACCTCATCATGTACAAAGGGCTGTTGAGCTCTGACGAGGTTCTGTTCACGAAGAACAGAGAGTCCAAGGAGCTGGTGGAGCTCTACGCTGAGAGTCAAGAGGCCTTCTTTGAGCAGTTTGCGAAATCGATGGTGAAGATGGGGAATATCTCTCCTTTGACGGGCGCGAGGGGAGAGATCCGGAGAATCTGTCGGAGGGTTAACCCTGCAGCTTATTAA
- the LOC108812378 gene encoding calcium-dependent protein kinase 28 yields the protein MGVCFSAIRVTGASSSRQTNNNNKKACKKTQENKPATNTNTNTKRRTTTGSVPCGKRTEFGYAKDFHERYSIGKLLGHGQFGYTYVAIDKVNGDRVAVKRLDKTKMVLPIAVEDVKREVEILKALSGHENVVQFYNAFDDDDYVYIVMELCEGGELLDRILSKKDSRYSEKDAAVVVRQMLKVAGECHLHGLVHRDMKPENFLFKSAQPDSPLKATDFGLSDFIKPGKRFHDIVGSAYYVAPEVLKRRSGPESDVWSIGVITYILLCGRRPFWDRTEDGIFKEVLRNKPDFRRKPWSTISDSAKDFVKKLLVKDPRARLTAAQALSHAWVREGGNATDIPVDISVLNNLRQFVRYSRLKQFALRALASTLDEAEISDLRDQFDAIDVDKNGVISLEEMRQALAKDLPWKLKDSRVAEILQAIDSNTDGLVDFTEFVAAALHVHQLEEHDSEKWQLRSRAAFEKFDIDKDGYITPEELRMHTGLRGSIDPLLDEADIDRDGKISLHEFRRLLRTASISSQRVLSPAGHRNPR from the exons ATGGGTGTGTGTTTCTCGGCAATTAGAGTGACCGGTGCCAGCAGTAGTAGACAgaccaacaacaacaataagaaGGCATGTAAGAAGACTCAGGAGAATAAGCCCGCAACCAACACGAACACGAACACGAAGCGGAGAACAACGACGGGGTCAGTCCCTTGCGGGAAGCGTACAGAATTTGGATACGCGAAAGATTTCCACGAGAGATATAGCATAGGGAAGTTGCTGGGTCACGGTCAATTCGGGTATACCTATGTTGCCATCGACAAGGTCAATGGCGATCGTGTCGCCGTTAAGAGACTCGATAAGACTAAG ATGGTTCTGCCAATAGCGGTGGAGGACGTGAAGAGAGAAGTAGAGATACTAAAAGCACTTTCAGGGCACGAGAACGTTGTTCAGTTTTACAATGCCTTTGATGATGACGACTACGTCTACATTGTTATGGA gTTGTGCGAGGGAGGCGAATTGCTGGATCGGATTTTATCCAA gAAAGATAGTCGTTACTCCGAGAAAGATGCAGCCGTTGTCGTCCGACAGATGCTCAAAGTCGCTGGCGAGTGTCATCTCCACGGTCTTGTTCATCGTGATATGAAACCTGAG aattttttgttcaaatcagCTCAACCTGATTCCCCTCTTAAGGCTACAGATTTTGGTTTATCcgattttatcaaaccag GGAAAAGGTTCCATGACATAGTTGGGAGCGCCTATTATGTAGCTCCCGAAGTACTAAAGCGCAGATCAGGCCCTGAATCTGATGTCTGGAGCATTGGTGTTATCACCTATATTTTACTCTGTGGAAGGCGCCCTTTCTGGGATAGGACTGAGGACGGTATTTTCAAAGAGGTCCTAAGGAACAAACCTGACTTCCGCCGCAAACCTTGGTCTACTATTAGTGACAGCGCcaaagattttgttaaaaagttGCTTGTTAAAGACCCTCGTGCACGCCTCACTGCTGCTCAAGCCCTTt CACATGCGTGGGTTAGAGAAGGAGGGAACGCCACTGATATCCCTGTCGACATTTCTGTTCTCAACAACTTGCGTCAGTTTGTTAGATACAGCCGTCTTAAGCAGTTTGCTTTACGG GCGCTTGCTAGCACACTCGACGAGGCAGAGATTTCTGACCTCAGAGATCAGTTTGATGCAATTGATGTGGATAAAAACGGTGTCATTAGTCTCGAGGAAATGAGACAG GCACTTGCCAAAGACCTTCCTTGGAAACTGAAGGATTCACGAGTTGCTGAGATCCTTCAAGCG ATTGATAGCAACACTGATGGGTTAGTGGACTTCACAGAGTTTGTAGCAGCTGCTCTACATGTTCATCAGCTGGAAGAACATGATTCAGAGAAATGGCAGTTAAGATCTAGAGCAGCTTTTGAGAAATTCGACATTGACAAAGATGGGTACATAACGCCGGAGGAGCTTCGAATG CACACGGGATTAAGAGGCTCAATAGATCCACTTCTGGATGAAGCAGACATAGACAGAGACGGGAAGATAAGCCTGCATGAGTTCAGGAGACTTCTAAGAACAGCGAGCATAAGTTCGCAGAGAGTTTTAAGCCCTGCCGGCCACAGGAACCCTCGGTAG